Proteins encoded within one genomic window of Haematobia irritans isolate KBUSLIRL chromosome 5, ASM5000362v1, whole genome shotgun sequence:
- the Smyd4-3 gene encoding SET and MYND domain containing, class 4, member 3 isoform X3: MRTMITAMDDATSLAAARKSQLNTVAMTMIKMLERDPRTTKQMEIRKKKGLTGDEMPCLAIADEMEFISPDVRFDENRMEGRFARAAADIKVGEEILVEKPFVAVLLEKFSKTHCENCFIRTAIPVACPKCVDVIYCSEKCQKRAANTYHKYECGLLTTVWSSGASINCHMALRIFTNKSVQHFLEIADKIDEKLSVAELQKIPKDDYRRIAHLVRHEEDRSASNFFQHGLMARFLTKCLIAANYFGENPKKENIERIEALALRNLQFLQFNTHEVAELHKSQTDGSEKTQFIGGALYPTLALFNHSCDPSVVRYFRGTTIHINMIKPVEAGLQISENYGPIYTQETRSERLAKLKDLYKFECCCDACLENWPTFDKLPTDVIRFRCDAPNKCNAVIEIPPNCNDFMVKCLTCNESTNILKGLKVMQDTEMMTRTAKRLYDTGDYSKALNKYVDLIKIMSEVLAPPFPDYCQCQQFLKDCFLHLGNCYNLD, translated from the exons Atgag GACAATGATTACAGCCATGGATGATGCCACATCTTTGGCCGCAGCTCGCAAATCTCAACTAAACACTGTGGCTATGACCATGATCAAAATGCTTGAACGTGATCCTCGTACCACTAAACAAATGGAAATCCGAAAGAAGAAAGGATTGACCGGTGACGAAATGCCTTGTTTGGCTATTGCCGATGAAATGGAATTTATAAGTCCTGATGTACGTTTCGATGAGAATCGTATGGAAGGTCGATTTGCTCGTGCTGCAGCCGATATTAAGGTGGGAGAGGAAATTCTTGTTGAGAAACCTTTTGTAGCTGTACTCTtggaaaaattctcaaaaacccATTGTGAGAATTGTTTTATAAG AACGGCTATACCTGTTGCCTGTCCCAAGTGTGTTGACGTTATATACTGTTCGGAGAAATGTCAGAAACGTGCAGCCAACACCTATCACAAATACGAATGTGGTCTTTTGACTACCGTTTGGAGCTCAGGTGCTTCCATAAATTGTCACATGGCCCTGAGAATATTTACCAACAAATCTgtacaacattttttggaaattgcCGATAAGATTGATGAAAAACTTAGCGTGGCTGAATTGCAAAA GATTCCCAAAGATGATTATCGCAGAATAGCGCATTTGGTGAGACATGAAGAGGATCGCTCAGCTTCGAATTTTTTCCAACATGGACTAATGGCTCGTTTCCTCACAAAATGTCTGATTGCAGCAAACTATTTCGGAGAAAATCCCAAAAAGGAAAACATTGAAAGAATCGAAGCTTTGGCTTTGcgtaatttgcaatttttgcaaTTCAATACCCACGAAGTGGCTGAGTTGCACAAATCTCAAACCGATGGCAGTGAAAAGACACAATTTATAGGTGGTGCCCTTTATCCCACATTGGCTTTATTCAATCACTCCTGTGATCCCAGTGTGGTGAG ATATTTCCGTGGAACTACCATTCACATCAATATGATAAAACCTGTTGAGGCTGGTTTGCAAATATCTGAAAATTATGGTCCTATTTACACTCAAGAGACAAGAAGTGAACGACTGGCAAAATTGAAGGACTTGTATAAGTTTGAATGTTGCTGCGATGCCTGTTTGGAGAATTGGCCAACATTTGATAAACTACCAACTGATGTGATTCGCTTCCGCTGTGATGCTCCCAATAAATGTAATGCTGTCATAGAAATCCCACCGAATTGTAATGACTTTATGGTCAAATGTTTGACTTGTAATGAGAGTACCAACATTTTGAAGGGCCTGAAAGTAATGCAG GATACTGAAATGATGACTCGTACAGCAAAACGTCTTTACGATACCGGTGACTATTCCAAGGCTCTTAATAAATATGTGGATTTGATAAAGATTATGTCTGAAGTTTTGGCTCCTCCTTTCCCCGATTATTGTCAATGTCAACAGTTCCTCAAAGATTGTTTCCTACATTTGGGtaattgttataatttggattaa
- the Smyd4-3 gene encoding SET and MYND domain containing, class 4, member 3 isoform X2, translated as MSEKNYFANYYVELKNGCENFDQEVEKIKLCKNDLERIQFVENFKGLSGHDEKLQIRKESHGKNAAAGLDFKEKGNMAFKAQKWIEAMVLYTKSYVALPEDKVSEKAIVLANRSAALYHLDKYDEAMIDIKRSMDYGYPKDLIYKLYERLARCYMAKKDYPNTIKYFKTMITAMDDATSLAAARKSQLNTVAMTMIKMLERDPRTTKQMEIRKKKGLTGDEMPCLAIADEMEFISPDVRFDENRMEGRFARAAADIKVGEEILVEKPFVAVLLEKFSKTHCENCFIRTAIPVACPKCVDVIYCSEKCQKRAANTYHKYECGLLTTVWSSGASINCHMALRIFTNKSVQHFLEIADKIDEKLSVAELQKIPKDDYRRIAHLVRHEEDRSASNFFQHGLMARFLTKCLIAANYFGENPKKENIERIEALALRNLQFLQFNTHEVAELHKSQTDGSEKTQFIGGALYPTLALFNHSCDPSVVRYFRGTTIHINMIKPVEAGLQISENYGPIYTQETRSERLAKLKDLYKFECCCDACLENWPTFDKLPTDVIRFRCDAPNKCNAVIEIPPNCNDFMVKCLTCNESTNILKGLKVMQDTEMMTRTAKRLYDTGDYSKALNKYVDLIKIMSEVLAPPFPDYCQCQQFLKDCFLHLGNCYNLD; from the exons Atgag tgaaaaaaattactttgcCAACTATTATGTGGAATTGAAAAATGGTTGTGAAAATTTCGATcaagaagtggaaaaaattaagTTGTGTAAAAATGATTTGGAACGCATACAATTCGTGGAGAATTTCAAAGGTCTCAGTGGTCACGATGAGAAACTACAAATTCGTAAAGAATCACATGGTAAAAATGCAGCAGCAGGTTTAGACTTCAAGGAAAAGGGTAATATGGCCTTTAAGGCACAAAAATGGATAGAGGCAAtggtattgtataccaaaagttATGtggcacttcccgaagataaag TAAGTGAAAAAGCCATTGTATTGGCTAACCGATCGGCGGCACTATATCATCTGGATAAATATGATGAGGCAATGATCGATATTAAGCGATCCATGGATTATGGCTATCCCAAGGATTTGATATACAAGCTATATGAACGTTTGGCAAGATGTTATATGGCCAAGAAGGATTATCCCAAtactataaaatatttcaa GACAATGATTACAGCCATGGATGATGCCACATCTTTGGCCGCAGCTCGCAAATCTCAACTAAACACTGTGGCTATGACCATGATCAAAATGCTTGAACGTGATCCTCGTACCACTAAACAAATGGAAATCCGAAAGAAGAAAGGATTGACCGGTGACGAAATGCCTTGTTTGGCTATTGCCGATGAAATGGAATTTATAAGTCCTGATGTACGTTTCGATGAGAATCGTATGGAAGGTCGATTTGCTCGTGCTGCAGCCGATATTAAGGTGGGAGAGGAAATTCTTGTTGAGAAACCTTTTGTAGCTGTACTCTtggaaaaattctcaaaaacccATTGTGAGAATTGTTTTATAAG AACGGCTATACCTGTTGCCTGTCCCAAGTGTGTTGACGTTATATACTGTTCGGAGAAATGTCAGAAACGTGCAGCCAACACCTATCACAAATACGAATGTGGTCTTTTGACTACCGTTTGGAGCTCAGGTGCTTCCATAAATTGTCACATGGCCCTGAGAATATTTACCAACAAATCTgtacaacattttttggaaattgcCGATAAGATTGATGAAAAACTTAGCGTGGCTGAATTGCAAAA GATTCCCAAAGATGATTATCGCAGAATAGCGCATTTGGTGAGACATGAAGAGGATCGCTCAGCTTCGAATTTTTTCCAACATGGACTAATGGCTCGTTTCCTCACAAAATGTCTGATTGCAGCAAACTATTTCGGAGAAAATCCCAAAAAGGAAAACATTGAAAGAATCGAAGCTTTGGCTTTGcgtaatttgcaatttttgcaaTTCAATACCCACGAAGTGGCTGAGTTGCACAAATCTCAAACCGATGGCAGTGAAAAGACACAATTTATAGGTGGTGCCCTTTATCCCACATTGGCTTTATTCAATCACTCCTGTGATCCCAGTGTGGTGAG ATATTTCCGTGGAACTACCATTCACATCAATATGATAAAACCTGTTGAGGCTGGTTTGCAAATATCTGAAAATTATGGTCCTATTTACACTCAAGAGACAAGAAGTGAACGACTGGCAAAATTGAAGGACTTGTATAAGTTTGAATGTTGCTGCGATGCCTGTTTGGAGAATTGGCCAACATTTGATAAACTACCAACTGATGTGATTCGCTTCCGCTGTGATGCTCCCAATAAATGTAATGCTGTCATAGAAATCCCACCGAATTGTAATGACTTTATGGTCAAATGTTTGACTTGTAATGAGAGTACCAACATTTTGAAGGGCCTGAAAGTAATGCAG GATACTGAAATGATGACTCGTACAGCAAAACGTCTTTACGATACCGGTGACTATTCCAAGGCTCTTAATAAATATGTGGATTTGATAAAGATTATGTCTGAAGTTTTGGCTCCTCCTTTCCCCGATTATTGTCAATGTCAACAGTTCCTCAAAGATTGTTTCCTACATTTGGGtaattgttataatttggattaa
- the Smyd4-3 gene encoding SET and MYND domain containing, class 4, member 3 isoform X1 → MSAPQLSEKNYFANYYVELKNGCENFDQEVEKIKLCKNDLERIQFVENFKGLSGHDEKLQIRKESHGKNAAAGLDFKEKGNMAFKAQKWIEAMVLYTKSYVALPEDKVSEKAIVLANRSAALYHLDKYDEAMIDIKRSMDYGYPKDLIYKLYERLARCYMAKKDYPNTIKYFKTMITAMDDATSLAAARKSQLNTVAMTMIKMLERDPRTTKQMEIRKKKGLTGDEMPCLAIADEMEFISPDVRFDENRMEGRFARAAADIKVGEEILVEKPFVAVLLEKFSKTHCENCFIRTAIPVACPKCVDVIYCSEKCQKRAANTYHKYECGLLTTVWSSGASINCHMALRIFTNKSVQHFLEIADKIDEKLSVAELQKIPKDDYRRIAHLVRHEEDRSASNFFQHGLMARFLTKCLIAANYFGENPKKENIERIEALALRNLQFLQFNTHEVAELHKSQTDGSEKTQFIGGALYPTLALFNHSCDPSVVRYFRGTTIHINMIKPVEAGLQISENYGPIYTQETRSERLAKLKDLYKFECCCDACLENWPTFDKLPTDVIRFRCDAPNKCNAVIEIPPNCNDFMVKCLTCNESTNILKGLKVMQDTEMMTRTAKRLYDTGDYSKALNKYVDLIKIMSEVLAPPFPDYCQCQQFLKDCFLHLGNCYNLD, encoded by the exons aTGTCTGCCCCACAACTcagtgaaaaaaattactttgcCAACTATTATGTGGAATTGAAAAATGGTTGTGAAAATTTCGATcaagaagtggaaaaaattaagTTGTGTAAAAATGATTTGGAACGCATACAATTCGTGGAGAATTTCAAAGGTCTCAGTGGTCACGATGAGAAACTACAAATTCGTAAAGAATCACATGGTAAAAATGCAGCAGCAGGTTTAGACTTCAAGGAAAAGGGTAATATGGCCTTTAAGGCACAAAAATGGATAGAGGCAAtggtattgtataccaaaagttATGtggcacttcccgaagataaag TAAGTGAAAAAGCCATTGTATTGGCTAACCGATCGGCGGCACTATATCATCTGGATAAATATGATGAGGCAATGATCGATATTAAGCGATCCATGGATTATGGCTATCCCAAGGATTTGATATACAAGCTATATGAACGTTTGGCAAGATGTTATATGGCCAAGAAGGATTATCCCAAtactataaaatatttcaa GACAATGATTACAGCCATGGATGATGCCACATCTTTGGCCGCAGCTCGCAAATCTCAACTAAACACTGTGGCTATGACCATGATCAAAATGCTTGAACGTGATCCTCGTACCACTAAACAAATGGAAATCCGAAAGAAGAAAGGATTGACCGGTGACGAAATGCCTTGTTTGGCTATTGCCGATGAAATGGAATTTATAAGTCCTGATGTACGTTTCGATGAGAATCGTATGGAAGGTCGATTTGCTCGTGCTGCAGCCGATATTAAGGTGGGAGAGGAAATTCTTGTTGAGAAACCTTTTGTAGCTGTACTCTtggaaaaattctcaaaaacccATTGTGAGAATTGTTTTATAAG AACGGCTATACCTGTTGCCTGTCCCAAGTGTGTTGACGTTATATACTGTTCGGAGAAATGTCAGAAACGTGCAGCCAACACCTATCACAAATACGAATGTGGTCTTTTGACTACCGTTTGGAGCTCAGGTGCTTCCATAAATTGTCACATGGCCCTGAGAATATTTACCAACAAATCTgtacaacattttttggaaattgcCGATAAGATTGATGAAAAACTTAGCGTGGCTGAATTGCAAAA GATTCCCAAAGATGATTATCGCAGAATAGCGCATTTGGTGAGACATGAAGAGGATCGCTCAGCTTCGAATTTTTTCCAACATGGACTAATGGCTCGTTTCCTCACAAAATGTCTGATTGCAGCAAACTATTTCGGAGAAAATCCCAAAAAGGAAAACATTGAAAGAATCGAAGCTTTGGCTTTGcgtaatttgcaatttttgcaaTTCAATACCCACGAAGTGGCTGAGTTGCACAAATCTCAAACCGATGGCAGTGAAAAGACACAATTTATAGGTGGTGCCCTTTATCCCACATTGGCTTTATTCAATCACTCCTGTGATCCCAGTGTGGTGAG ATATTTCCGTGGAACTACCATTCACATCAATATGATAAAACCTGTTGAGGCTGGTTTGCAAATATCTGAAAATTATGGTCCTATTTACACTCAAGAGACAAGAAGTGAACGACTGGCAAAATTGAAGGACTTGTATAAGTTTGAATGTTGCTGCGATGCCTGTTTGGAGAATTGGCCAACATTTGATAAACTACCAACTGATGTGATTCGCTTCCGCTGTGATGCTCCCAATAAATGTAATGCTGTCATAGAAATCCCACCGAATTGTAATGACTTTATGGTCAAATGTTTGACTTGTAATGAGAGTACCAACATTTTGAAGGGCCTGAAAGTAATGCAG GATACTGAAATGATGACTCGTACAGCAAAACGTCTTTACGATACCGGTGACTATTCCAAGGCTCTTAATAAATATGTGGATTTGATAAAGATTATGTCTGAAGTTTTGGCTCCTCCTTTCCCCGATTATTGTCAATGTCAACAGTTCCTCAAAGATTGTTTCCTACATTTGGGtaattgttataatttggattaa
- the Zfrp8 gene encoding zinc finger protein RP-8, producing MAEIDLGFAEQCEPKWLTNANFPSKIGGKPAWLHLGALPPTETLRCKKCGSPKCFLCQIYAPFDDEHNFHRTIYVFICRTSSCYDTPNDNNILTVLRSQLPVENKFYSTIPPDDDVAAPEVAPPTTKLCATCGCLGALQCGRCRKINYCGAVHQRLHWKYHKQQCSTENKTGKLTENNEYIQEIVFPEWEICMNTPDEDHDEESEQNSKKNEVDEQEQLREFDNLVQTGKAGQFQNLPESELEKYAAGCENVNDKCFRKFRKECAKAPKQVIRYMRNGEPLWIAAKETTIENTLTNIPPCTLCGSPRQYEFQIMPQMLNYLKDTTVDWGVLAVYTCPKSCPLPQDTGYIEEFVIKQDVAETQK from the exons ATGGCAGAAATTGATTTGGGTTTTGCTGAACAATGTGAACCAAAGTGGCTGACCAATGCCAACTTTCCTAGTAAAATTGGAGGAAAACCAGCTTGGTTACATTTAGGCGCACTACCACCGACGGAGACATTGCGCTGTAAGAAATGTGGAAgtccaaaatgttttctttgccAG ATTTATGCTCCATTCGATGATGAGcacaatttccacagaacgattTATGTGTTTATTTGCCGGACTAGTTCGTGCTATGATACTCCAAATGACAATAACATCTTAACGGTCTTGAGAAGTCAACTGCCTGTGGAGAACAAGTTTTATTCCACTATCCCCCCAGATGATGATGTAGCTGCG CCAGAAGTTGCTCCCCCCACGACTAAATTGTGTGCTACATGTGGATGCTTGGGTGCACTTCAATGTGGTCGTTGCCGGAAAATTAACTATTGTGGTGCTGTGCATCAACGATTACATTGGAAATATCATAAACagcaatgttctacagaaaacaaAACAGGAAAGCTGACAGAAAACAATGAATACATTCAAGAGATTGTTTTTCCAGAATGGGAAATTTGTATGAATACTCCTGACGAGGATCACGATGAAGAATCTGAACAGaattcaaagaaaaacgaaGTTGATGAACAGGAGCAACTACGAGAATTCGATAACTTAGTTCAGACGGGGAAAGCGGGCCAATTCCAAAATCTTCCCGAATCTGAACTAGAAAAGTATGCCGCTGGTTGTGAGAATGTGAATGATAAATGTTTtcgtaaatttagaaaagaatgCGCCAAAGCTCCCAAGCAGGTTATTCGGTACATGAGAAATGGAGAACCTTTATGGATCGCCGCTAAAGAAACAACTATTGAGAATACGTTAACCAATATACCACCTTGTACTCTTTGCGGTTCCCCAAGGCAGTACGAATTTCAAATAATGCCCCAAATGTTAAATTATCTTAAAGATACTACAGTGGATTGGGGTGTCTTAGCTGTTTACACATGTCCCAAGAGTTGCCCTCTACCCCAGGACACAGGCTACATAGAAGAATTTGTTATAAAGCAAGATGTAGctgaaacacaaaaataa
- the tamo gene encoding PUB and ZnF_RBZ domain-containing protein tamozhennic, with translation MSDFLPRDILPDLWDEILKLHWTYLETEESIQKLEERKKLEGCLKELLCMVQHDRKFFLPETALVLKNSIRELSDFNGQKAISAFEAISQYANNLFTKPWRKEFRILKTYSGFYQHEIKTNLADAEKLFEAMGYRRLSDDTLILDGPICPDQVTNVSRDAMTAYVELQIMKNVYMALDANGMTTSWLDIFRYRENHIGGISQAIKDLIYANEEKRFRAREKALAGGDNYGYIDVQGPTNVGSSRPSQCQCGNMQYQIPQPPRQRMTNGPCCSHEFQQHQQRNHPVFSNINYSNSNYHHHHPPVMASGGVSVGYLPHSRSLEHYGEPSNMHQHSMLPHRHSFDHQQQGCSSHMPHTSYGQQQRLHNSMQQQHQFYRNPAQHFYESPYDCIDENSLGGSSISYAAVAASSTGGGADMAGSSAMNYNINGATYAKPYNVSGNRFPLPYSISNQLSAPHSGLENSYVPDNPLYSQVSKMAPQGYVMNQTSGTMGGGSGYAPHPQHKPVSVALQNSAVPKSIGQRQQHYLSEHLIDFEDPSIIPPPPADQFDPYHQNYNHDISKTKRTNRISESEVPGNYQPRDLNYDHGHPDMYVYAKPIPKENRQTQKSLQNSMNKSSYGRKISAASSSERETGDTTDFNYESANDDFTMIPRHHRQHSPTQFSKNQDGVGSYESWNYVFQNLERTSYTKDLGDREDLLVKSLDLDSMNITSDAATASQMNTGEKRRSYYRETDNNSTVQNLQQNTKQKNSRGTSPPPTSNSNNTKQKAQLDNKQKLKSSLKQPPTLSTSNNAKHQVNSNRKPTNFPKTNDNKPNKPNMENNNSLAGSSNKPNKKSASYPSTQTTAKIRPPEVSMTPATPPAVTEHIVTGKNEWSCRSCTFINPDTVRICEMCCRTKDNNLNAPSSTGSKSTQSVNHTAPTCV, from the exons AtgtcggattttctgccaagagATATTTTACCCGATTTGTGggatgaaatattaaaacttcaCTGGACATACTTGGAGACTGAAGAAAGCATACAAAAATTGGAGGAacgcaaaaaattggaag GCTGCTTAAAGGAATTGTTGTGTATGGTACAGCatgatcgaaaattttttctcccTGAGACAGCAttggttttaaaaaattctatacgtgAATTGAGTGATTTCAATGGCCAAAAGGCCATATCCGCATTCGAAGCTATAAGTCAGTATGCAAATAATTTGTTTACAAAGCCTTGGCGTAAGGAATTTCGCATTTTAAAG aCATATTCGGGTTTTTATCAACATGAAATCAAGACAAATTTAGCCGATGCTGAAAAACTCTTCGAAGCTATGGGCTATCGTCGTTTATCGGATGACACTTTAATTTTAGATGGTCCCATTTGTCCTGATCAAGTAACGAATGTATCACGTGATGCCATGACAGCTTATGTAGAATTGCaaataatgaaaaatgtttacatGGCACTGGATGCTAATGGTATGACAACGTCATGGTTGGATATTTTTCGCTATCGAGAGAATCACATTG GTGGTATTTCTCAAGCTATCAAAGACTTAATATATGCTAATGAAGAGAAACGTTTTCGTGCCAGAGAAAAGGCTTTGGCCGGTGGCGATAATTATGGTTATATAGATGTACAAGGTCCGACAAATGTTGGCTCATCTCGCCCTTCTCAATGTCAATGTGGCAATATGCAGTATCAAATACCGCAACCACCAAGACAAAGGATGACGAATGGTCCTTGTTGCTCGCATGAATTTCAACAACACCAGCAACGTAATCATCCAGTGTTTAgtaatataaattattcaaattcaaattatcatcatcatcacccacCAGTCATGGCAAGCGGAGGCGTATCTGTTGGTTATCTACCTCACTCTAGAAGTCTGGAACATTATGGAGAACCGTCGAATATGCATCAACATTCAATGTTGCCACATCGACATTCGTTTGATCACCAACAGCAAGGATGTAGTTCCCATATGCCACATACAAGTTATGGGCAACAACAAAGGCTGCACAATTCTATGCAACAACAGCATCAATTTTATCGCAACCCGGCTCAACATTTCTATGAATCTCCTTATGATTGTATAGATGAGAATTCTTTGGGTGGTAGCAGTATATCGTatgctgctgttgctgcttCTTCAACAGGCGGAGGAGCAGACATGGCTGGAAGCTCGGCGATGAATTATAACATAAATGGGGCAACTTATGCCAAACCTTATAACGTATCGGGTAATCGCTTTCCTCTGCCTTATAGTATTTCCAATCAACTATCCGCTCCTCACAGTGGTCTGGAGAACTCCTATGTTCCAGACAATCCCTTGTATTCGCAAGTCTCAAAAATGGCGCCCCAAGGCTATGTGATGAATCAGACATCAGGTACAATGGGTGGAGGATCGGGTTATGCACCGCATCCTCAGCATAAACCAGTATCAGTCGCTCTTCAAAATTCTGCTGTGCCCAAAAGTATCGGACAACGGCAACAGCATTATTTGTCGGaacatttgatagattttgaagATCCTTCTATTATACCACCCCCTCCAGCAGATCAATTTGATCCATACCATCAAAATTACAACCACGATATATCCAAAACAAAACGAACCAACCGAATAAGTGAATCGGAAGTTCCGGGAAATTATCAACCGAGAGACCTTAACTACGACCATGGTCATCCAGATATGTATGTGTACGCTAAGCCAATACCAAAAGAAAATCGACAGACGCAAAAATCACTACAAAATTCCATGAATAAGTCATCATATGGACGGAAAATATCAGCCGCTTCATCATCCGAAAGAGAAACTGGAGATACTACTGATTTTAATTACGAATCGGCTAATGATGACTTTACTATGATACCCAGGCATCATCGTCAGCATTCACCGACGCAATTTAGCAAGAATCAAGATGGTGTGGGATCGTATGAGTCGTGGaattatgtttttcaaaatctggAGCGTACCTCCTATACAAAAGACTTGGGTGATAGAGAAGACCTGTTAGTGAAATCATTGGATTTGGATTCAATGAATATAACAAGCGATGCCGCAACAGCCAGTCAAATGAATACAGGAGAGAAAAGGAGATCCTACTATAGAGAAACGGATAATAATAGCACTGTGCAAAACCTTCAACAAAATACAAAGCAAAAGAATAGTAGAGGAACATCTCCGCCACCCACTAGTAATTCGAATAACACCAAGCAAAAAGCCCAGTTggacaataaacaaaaattgaaatcgtCGTTGAAGCAACCCCCCACATTATCCACAAGCAACAATGCTAAACACCAAGTAAATAGCAACAGAAAACCTACGAATTTCCCCAAAACAAACGACAATAAACCAAACAAACCCAATATGGAGAACAATAACTCCTTGGCTGGTAGCAGCAACAAACCGAATAAGAAATCTGCCTCCTATCCATCAACACAAACAACAGCGAAAATACGGCCCCCAGAGGTATCCATGACACCGGCTACTCCTCCTGCGGTAACAGAACACATTGTGACGGGCAAAAATGAATGGAGTTGTCGTTCTTGTACTTTCATTAATCCGGACACAGTACGAATTTGTGAAATGTGTTGTCGAACGAAAGACAATAACTTAAATGCTCCATCATCGACGGGTAGTAAATCAACACAGTCAGTAAACCATACGGCACCAACTTGTGTTTAG